GGCCGGCAAATACCTGGCGAATGGCCTGGACCATTTCCTCGAGCGCCGCACCCTTGGTGAGGTATCCGGCAGCGCCGGCCTGCATCAGCCGTGTCGGGAACGGATCTTCCTCGCACACGGTCACCACCACCACGCGCACATCGGGCTGGCTGCGCAGCAACTTGCGAGTCGCCTCCAGCCCACCGATACCGGGCATCTTCACATCCATCAGCACGACATCGGGCTTGAGCTCTCGAGCCAGTTGCAGCCCACGCTCGCCAGAGTCAGCCTGACCGACGACCTGCAGGCCGTCGATATCGGCCAGCATGCGGGTAATTCCGGTGCGCACCAGATCGTGGTCATCGACCACCAGCACCTTGATCACACAGCACCCCTTTGCACAGAAATGGAATTGTGAAGATCCAGCGAAAGCTTCTTGAAACTCGCGAACCTTAACAGAAAGCCCCCTCTCGACCTAGCTTGGTGCAGGCTCGTCAAAATGCAAGCGCCAGAGAACTGCATCCAACGCGCCGACAAATGCTGACAGACATGCGCCAGAACGTCTATGACGGGCTCTTCGCGAAAGAAGGCACAGCCATGCAGATATATCCCAACGTAGAGTCTGAACCTTCCTGGGCAAAATACTCGCCCCGCCCGCTCAG
This Pseudomonas sp. ATCC 13867 DNA region includes the following protein-coding sequences:
- the gacA gene encoding response regulator transcription factor GacA; this translates as MIKVLVVDDHDLVRTGITRMLADIDGLQVVGQADSGERGLQLARELKPDVVLMDVKMPGIGGLEATRKLLRSQPDVRVVVVTVCEEDPFPTRLMQAGAAGYLTKGAALEEMVQAIRQVFAGQRYISPQIAQNLALKSFEPEKNASPFDTLSEREIQIALMIANCHKVQSISDKLCLSPKTVNTYRYRIFEKLSITSDVELALLAVRHGMVDTNN